The following are encoded in a window of Onthophagus taurus isolate NC chromosome 3, IU_Otau_3.0, whole genome shotgun sequence genomic DNA:
- the LOC111414469 gene encoding probable isocitrate dehydrogenase [NAD] subunit alpha, mitochondrial, which translates to MATTRLLKKFTPNGIRFYGSDVKKCTLIPGDGIGPEISAAVQKIFTAAKVPVEWESVDVTPVRGPDGKFGIPQAAIDSVNKNKVGLKGPLMTPVGKGHRSLNLALRKEFNLYANVRPCKSLDGYKTLYDHVDVVTIRENTEGEYSGIEHEIVDGVVQSIKLITEDASRRVAEFAFQYTKDNNRKKVTAVHKANIMRMSDGLFLRCCREMAEKYPDVKFEEKYLDTVCLNMVQDPTQYDVLVMPNLYGDILSDMCAGLVGGLGLTPSGNIGISGALFESVHGTAPDIAGKDKANPTALLLSAVMMLKYMGLNDYGNKIEAACYDTIKEGKYLTGDLGGKAKCSEFTNEICSKVA; encoded by the exons ATGGCAACAActagattattaaaaaagttc aCTCCAAATGGGATTCGTTTTTATGGGAGCGATGTTAAAAAATGTACTCTTATCCCAGGAGATGGTATTGGACCGGAAATATCAGCAGcagttcaaaaaatttttaccgCAGCTAAAGTTCCAGTAGAATGGGAAAGTGTTGATGTTACACCAGTTagg GGTCCTGATGGTAAATTTGGTATCCCACAAGCAGCAATTGACTccgttaataaaaacaaagttgGTTTAAAAGGCCCTTTAATGACACCGGTTGGTAAAGGACATCGTTCTTTAAATTTAGCATTGcgtaaagaatttaatttatacgCAAACGTTCGTCCTTGTAAAAGTTTGGATGGATATAAAACGCTTTATGATCATGTTGATGTTGTAACAATAAGAGAAAATACCGAAGGGGAATACTCTGGAATTGAACATGAAATTGTTGATGGTGTCGtacaaagtataaaattaattacagaGGATGCGTCAAGACGCGTTGCCGAATTTGCTTTTCAATACACCAAagataataatagaaaaaaggtTACTGCGGTTCATAAAGCTaatataat gAGAATGTCCGAtggtttatttttgagatGTTGTCGCGAAATGGCAGAAAAATACCCTGATGTTAAGTTTGAAGAGAAGTATTTAGACACGGTTTGTTTAAATATGGTTCAAGATCCAACTCAATATGATGTTTTGGTGATGCCCAATCTTTATGGTGATATTTTATCTGATATGTGCGCCGGATTAGTGGGCGGATTGGGGTTAACTCCATCAGGAAATATTGGAATTAGCGGTGCTTTATTTGAATCG GTTCACGGAACGGCTCCGGATATTGCCGGAAAAGACAAAGCGAACCCAACGGCTTTATTATTATCGGCGGTTATGATGCTCAAATATATGGGTTTAAATGATTACGGGAATAAAATCGAAGCTGCTTGTTATGACACGATTAAAgaaggaaaatatttaacgGGAGATCTTGGCGGGAAGGCGAAGTGTTCCGAATTTACGAACGAAATATGCAGCAAAGTTGCGTAA
- the LOC111414447 gene encoding beta-galactosidase-1-like protein 2 gives MDYFPTVYDYYTKGGIKSGLKAEGNKFELNGKTITIYSGAIHYFRVHPDYWYDRLSKLRAASLICVETYVPWNLHEPKQNLFEFGTSKTDFQEFCNIGKFLEIAKELDLLVIIRPGPYICAEWEFGGLPPWLLAGSLQSSDIRTHYVGFMKKVENYFKKLFEVLSPYQFTNGGPIIAFQIENEYGNVKEKNQPIDTKYLEFLKEIYLKNGIKELLFTSDTPSNGKDGSLPDVLYTANFQIDAKKELDILKSYQPNKPCMVMEFWTGWFDHWGDKHETRRNIDISDTLLEIIQYPASVNFYMFHGGTNWGFMNGANVENDENDNSNIKLDTTSYDYDAPIAENGDYGEKYFSIKELIEKYSKINFNTPLIPFLPGRVAYDYIEITKCMDLDDLLQNVFEKYNYVSTTYMEKLGQNYGYIVYRKTNLTIPKGSILKIAGHVRDTVMVLINHQLISPKLTSMDDLNNFGYWKLNNSTLNLPEITNAVLDIVVENFGRINYGKLYQFNQHKGMDEDQIYLDVHPLRNWTIYPLHFARSFNNSLNPTKKLLTADGPKLYKGILNVDENNKKDTYIDMRDWTKGIVIINGFVLGRYFKFGPQKTLYLPAPFLKNGENVILIFEHFSGSNKISFCKEPIFQ, from the coding sequence ATGGATTATTTTCCAACCGTTTACGATTATTACACTAAAGGTGGTATTAAATCCGGGTTAAAAGCTGAAGGTAATAAGTTTGAGTTGAAtggaaaaacaataacaatttataGTGGTGCGATACATTACTTTCGGGTACACCCTGATTATTGGTACGATAGATTAAGTAAATTAAGAGCTGCAAGTTTGATTTGCGTCGAAACATACGTTCCATGGAATTTACACGAACCAAAACAGAACTTATTTGAGTTTGGTACATcaaaaacggattttcaagaattttgtAATATTGGAAAGTTCTTAGAAATTGCAAAAGAATTAGATTTACTTGTTATAATCAGACCAGGGCCTTATATTTGTGCAGAATGGGAGTTTGGTGGTTTACCACCATGGCTTTTAGCTGGTTCATTGCAATCGTCTGATATTCGAACACATTATGTAGGATTTATGAAGAAGGTTGAAAATTACTTTAAGAAGCTTTTCGAGGTTTTATCTCCGTACCAATTCACGAATGGTGGCCCAATTATTGCGTTTCAAATCGAAAACGAATACGGAAATGTTAAAGAGAAAAATCAACCAATCGAcactaaatatttagaatttttaaaagaaatttaccttaaaaatgggataaaagaattattatttacGTCCGATACGCCATCTAACGGCAAAGACGGTAGTTTACCTGACGTTTTATATACCGccaattttcaaattgatgctaaaaaagaattggatattttaaaatcgtaTCAGCCCAATAAACCGTGTATGGTTATGGAATTTTGGACGGGTTGGTTCGATCATTGGGGTGATAAACACGAAACTAGAAGAAACATAGATATTTCGGATACTTTACTTGAAATTATTCAGTATCCAGCCtcagttaatttttatatgtttcATGGGGGTACTAATTGGGGATTTATGAACGGGGCGAATgttgaaaatgatgaaaacGATAATAGCAACATTAAATTAGATACAACAAGTTACGATTATGACGCTCCAATAGCCGAAAATGGTGATTATggcgaaaaatatttttcaatcaaaGAATTGATCGAGAAATactctaaaattaattttaacacccCACTAATTCCCTTTTTACCAGGAAGAGTTGCTTATGATTATATTGAAATAACTAAATGTATGGATTTAGATGATTTATTGCaaaacgtttttgaaaaatacaattatGTTTCAACAACATATATGGAAAAATTAGGCCAAAATTATGGTTACATCGTTtatagaaaaacaaatttaacaattcCCAAAGGTTCTATTCTAAAGATAGCCGGACATGTTAGAGATACAGTCatggttttaataaatcatcaattaatttcgccaaaattaacctcaatggacgatttaaataactttggttactggaaattaaataattcaacttTAAATCTTCCTGAAATTACAAATGCAGTCTTGGATATCGTCGTGGAaaattttggacgaattaattaTGGTAAATTGTATCAATTTAATCAACATAAAGGTATGGATGAAGATCAAATTTATTTGGATGTACACCCGTTAAGAAATTGGACGATTTATCCTTTACATTTCGCGAGGAGTTTCAACAATTCTTTAAATCcaacgaaaaaattgttaactgCTGATGGACCGAAATTATACAAAGGAATTTTAAACGTCGATGAAAACAACAAGAAAGATACTTATATTGATATGAGAGATTGGACGAAAGGAATTGTTATTATAAACGGTTTCGTTTTGGGGAGATACTTTAAATTTGGACCTCAAAAAACTTTGTATTTACCTGctccatttttaaaaaacggaGAGAACgtcattttaattttcgaaCATTTTAGTGGttctaataaaatatctttttgtaaGGAaccaatttttcaataa
- the LOC139429527 gene encoding uncharacterized protein, which produces MYIISGGHGGGGGGHGGGGGGGHGGGGGGGHGGYGGGGHGGGGGGGHGGGGGGGHGGHGGGGGGGHGGSGGGGHGGYGGGGHGGGGGGGHGGSGGGGHGGYGGGGHGGGSGGGHGGGGGGGHSGYGGGGHGGGGGGGHGGGGGHGGGGGGHGGGGHGGGGGGGHGGSSGGHGGSGGGGHGGYGGGGHGGGGGGHGGGGGHGGGGGGGHGGSSGGGGGHGGYGGGGHGGGGSGGHGGGSGGHGGGGGGGHGGDYGGHGGDYGGHGGDYGGHGGDYGGHDDGGYGWGHGGDDGGHDWGHGGGHIGDYGGHGGGGGYGGHDHC; this is translated from the exons ATgtatataataa GTGGCGGACATGGAGGTGGTGGCGGTGGACATGGAGGAGGAGGCGGTGGTGGTCACGGTGGTGGTGGCGGAGGAGGTCATGGTGGATACGGAGGCGGTGGACATGGAGGAGGAGGTGGTGGAGGTCACGGAGGTGGTGGCGGCGGAGGACACGGTGGACATGGAGGAGGAGGCGGTGGTGGTCACGGTGGTAGTGGCGGAGGAGGTCATGGTGGATACGGAGGCGGTGGACACGGAGGAGGAGGCGGTGGAGGTCACGGTGGTAGTGGCGGAGGAGGTCATGGTGGATATGGAGGCGGTGGACACGGAGGAGGAAGCGGTGGAGGTCACGGAGGTGGTGGCGGAGGAGGTCATAGTGGATACGGAGGTGGTGGGCATGGAGGAGGAGGCGGTGGAGGACACGGAGGTGGTGGTGGACACGGTGGAGGTGGCGGAGGACATGGAGGAGGAGGACACGGAGGTGGTGGCGGAGGAGGTCATGGCGGAAGTAGTGGAGGACATGGAGGAAGTGGAGGAGGAGGCCATGGTGGTTACGGAGGCGGCGGGCACggaggtggtggtggtggaCATGGAGGAGGAGGCGGCCATGGAGGTGGTGGCGGTGGAGGTCATGGTGGAAGTAGTGGAGGCGGTGGAGGACATGGCGGATACGGAGGAGGAGGCCACGGAGGTGGTGGCAGTGGAGGTCATGGCGGAGGTAGTGGAGGACATGGAGGAGGTGGTGGTGGAGGTCATGGTGGTGATTACGGTGGCCATGGAGGTGATTACGGTGGTCATGGAGGTGATTACGGTGGTCACGGTGGAGATTATGGTGGCCATGATGATGGTGGTTACGGTTGGGGCCATGGTGGAGACGATGGCGGCCATGATTGGGGTCACGGCGGTGGTCACATTGGAGATTACGGCGGTCATGGTGGCGGCGGCGGTTATGGTGGTCATGACCATTGTTAA
- the LOC139429528 gene encoding uncharacterized protein produces the protein MNHQKLLVFGLLATTIYLVSSKEITRQKRDDLIASASSYGGGGGGGHGGGGGGGGHGGGGGGGHGGGGGGHGGGGGGHGGGGGGHGGGGGGGGGGSSSFKHGGGSENHSGHFGEKGDKGEKGYKGYHDYEKGEKGHHDKEGHKGHYGEEGGSKKGSHHDDGYHAHHEKGEKGEKGSDFGEKGEYKKGHSTNGGHQIKKSEAYKKETHFYDEDHDEGHHEKGGGFHHEDGYKKGGEQKGGHSKGGHHEDHYGKKGHHEKGGHYHDDKGHKNGGGHEESYSHGEKYGKKGGDSGHKKWGNSHSDESSSGGGGGGGHGGGGKH, from the coding sequence ATGAACCACCAAAAACTATTAGTTTTTGGTCTTTTAGCCACCACAATTTATCTAGTTTCATCTAAAGAAATTACTAGACAAAAAAGAGATGATTTAATTGCATCTGCTAGTAGTTAtggaggaggaggaggtggAGGACATGGAGGAGGAGGTGGCGGTGGAGGACATGGAGGAGGTGGCGGTGGAGGACATGGAGGAGGTGGTGGAGGACATGGAGGAGGTGGTGGAGGTCACGGAGGAGGTGGTGGAGGTCATGGAggaggtggtggtggtggtggagGAGGTTCCTCATCATTCAAACACGGAGGAGGTAGCGAAAATCATTCTGGTCATTTCGGTGAAAAAGGTGATAAAGGAGAAAAAGGTTATAAAGGTTACCATGATTATGAAAAAGGTGAAAAAGGTCACCATGACAAAGAAGGACATAAAGGACATTATGGCGAAGAAGGTGGTAGCAAAAAAGGGAGCCACCACGACGATGGTTATCATGCCCATCACGAAAAAGGTGAAAAGGGTGAAAAAGGAAGCGATTTCGGCGAAAAAGGTGAATACAAAAAAGGACACAGCACCAATGGAGGACatcaaataaagaaatcggaagcttataaaaaagaaactcaTTTCTACGACGAAGATCACGACGAAGGACATCACGAAAAAGGAGGTGGTTTCCACCATGAAGATGGTTACAAGAAGGGAGGTGAACAGAAAGGAGGACATTCTAAAGGAGGACATCACGAAGATCATTATGGCAAAAAGGGACATCATGAAAAAGGGGGACATTATCATGACGATAAAGGACATAAAAATGGTGGTGGACATGAAGAAAGTTATTCCCACGGTGAGAAATATGGAAAGAAAGGTGGTGACTCCGGGCATAAAAAATGGGGAAATAGTCATAGCGATGAATCAAGCAGTGGAGGCGGAGGAGGGGGTGGCCACGGAGGCGGTGGTaagcattaa
- the LOC111414462 gene encoding beta-galactosidase-1-like protein 2 has product MSLPTLYQHYTSGGITEGLNTNQPYFTLNQKNITLYSGALHYFRVPQEYWRDRLRKMKAAGINTVETYVPWNLHEPEPGLYDFGAGGSDFQEFLDIEKFLKMAQEEDMLAIVRPGPYICSEWDFGGLPSWLLKEKGIRVRTSDEKFMNHVTRFFNTLLTLLAALQFTRGGPIIAVQIENEYGSANSIDYPIDMDYMEQLRGLMKNNGIVELFVTSDGPSYGNLSQMEGVLYTGNFQDNPEHELGLIEKYQPGKPIMVMEFWTGWFDHWLANHQTRPLDKFLSVLETILDYPSSVNFYMFHGGTNFGFTNGANILGLTDGGNKHDTTSYDYDAPLSENGDYTEKYFALKEAISKRSNPQLYLPPMPELTPRIAYNPIEITGELRISDLLKSESYVESENVISMENIDINNGGGQRFGYVVYKKENLNIKSDSILKIEGRVYDTILVLINGELKSKILTSESDVNGFGYWRVKDASLNLGLESYEDATLELIVENSGRVNFGTLNQFNQQKGLFQGNVLLNDEIILNWKIHSLEFKKNWTNSLTGWETPTFKNGPALYRGVLNVENPDKDTYIDLRDWRKGVVIVNGFVLSRHFRVGPQLAAYLPAPLLKSGDNEIIFFEHFVGNDKINFLSDMVYGGFDD; this is encoded by the coding sequence ATGAGTTTACCAACTCTATATCAACACTACACAAGCGGTGGAATAACGGAAGGTTTGAACACAAACCAACCTTATTTCACCCTcaaccaaaaaaatataactttataCAGCGGCGCGTTACATTATTTTCGAGTTCCTCAAGAATATTGGCGCGATCGTCTCCGCAAAATGAAAGCGGCCGGAATAAACACGGTCGAAACTTACGTCCCGTGGAATTTACACGAACCAGAACCGGGTTTGTACGATTTCGGCGCCGGAGGAAGCgatttccaagaatttttagacatcgaaaaattcttaaaaatggcTCAAGAAGAGGATATGTTGGCGATTGTTAGACCTGGACCTTACATTTGTTCCGAATGGGATTTCGGCGGTTTACCATCGTGGTTATTAAAAGAGAAAGGAATCAGAGTGAGGACATCGGATGAGAAATTCATGAATCACGTAACGAGGTTctttaatactttattaacacttttggCAGCGTTGCAATTCACTAGAGGGGGCCCGATTATTGCGGTACAAATCGAAAACGAATATGGAAGCGCTAATTCGATCGATTACCCAATTGACATGGATTATATGGAACAATTAAGGgggttaatgaaaaataacggGATCGTTGAGTTATTTGTAACATCAGATGGGCCATCTTACGGGAATTTGAGTCAAATGGAAGGGGTTTTATACACGGGGAATTTCCAAGATAACCCCGAACACGAATTAggattaattgaaaaatatcaaCCGGGAAAACCAATCATGGTTATGGAATTTTGGACCGGTTGGTTCGATCATTGGTTAGCTAACCATCAAACGAGACCCCTCGATAAATTTTTAAGCGTCCTCGAAACGATTTTAGATTACCCCTCATCCGTTAATTTCTACATGTTCCACGGAGGAACCAATTTTGGATTCACAAACGGCGCAAACATCCTCGGTTTAACCGACGGGGGTAACAAACACGACACAACAAGTTACGATTACGACGCCCCACTCTCAGAAAACGGCGATTACACCGAAAAATACTTCGCTTTAAAAGAAGCGATTTCAAAACGATCCAACCCGCAACTTTATTTACCCCCCATGCCCGAATTAACCCCAAGAATCGCGTATAATCCAATAGAAATAACCGGGGAATTAAGAATCtccgatttattaaaatccgaGTCTTACGTTGAAAGCGAAAATGTAATTTCAATGGAAAATATCGATATTAATAACGGAGGGGGTCAAAGATTCGGTTATGTCgtgtataaaaaagaaaatttaaacatcaaatccgattcgattttaaaaattgagggGCGAGTTTACGATacgattttagttttaatcaaTGGggaattaaaatcgaaaattttaacctcAGAAAGCGACGTAAACGGATTCGGTTATTGGAGGGTTAAAGACGCTTCGTTGAATTTGGGATTAGAAAGTTACGAAGACGCAACTTTGGAATTAATCGTTGAAAATTCGGGGCGAGTTAACTTCGGTACTCTCAATCAATTTAATCAACAAAAAGGTTTATTCCAAGGGAACGTGTTATTAAACgacgaaattattttaaattggaaaatacaCTCGTTGgagtttaaaaagaattggACGAATTCTTTAACCGGTTGGGAAACCCCCACTTTTAAAAACGGCCCTGCTTTATATCGAGGGGTTTTAAACGTTGAAAATCCCGATAAAGATACCTACATTGATTTGAGAGATTGGAGAAAAGGGGTTGTTATTGTAAATGGTTTTGTATTATCGAGACATTTTCGAGTTGGCCCTCAATTGGCCGCTTATCTTCCAGCCCCGCTTTTAAAATCGGGCGATAAtgagattattttctttgaacATTTTGTAGGGAATgataaaatcaactttttaagTGATATGGTTTATGGAGGATTCGACgattag